CGTTGTTAAAATAGTTAGATCAGATAATGCATTTGAGTTAGGATCTAGTAttgaagccatttttttcttttctttccaaGGTATTCTGCATCAGACTTCTTTTCCACACACACTCCAACAAAATGGTGTAGTGGAAAGGAAGCATAAACACCTACTCGAGATTAATAGGGCATTGTTGTTTCAGTCCAAACTTCCTCTTAAGTATTGGGGAGAATGTGTCATGACTGCCACTTACTTGATTAATAGGTTTCCTTCACCTTTACTCAAACACAAATCACCATTTGAACTTTTGCATGGTTCTGCTCCTTCTTTTTCTCATTTGAGGACCTTTAGTTGCTTGTGCTTTGCTGTTGTGCCTAAGCCCTATAGGGACAAACTCACATCTAGAACCACTACATCTATATTTCTTGGTTATAGCATTGGGAAGAAGGGTTACAAGTTGTTAAATCTTTCTAATCATAGTATTTTTTATTCCAGGGATGTAAGTTTTTGTGAGCATGTATTTCCTTATTGTTCATCTTCCTCTCCACAACTGTTTTCTCCTTTTGTCCCTTCAGATCTAGTTTCTTCCTTCTCTCATATCCCAACTTCTCCTCATTCTTCTACTCATTCTGGTCCTTCCTCCCCTTCCATCCCTACTTCTTATGTTTCTCCTACTCCCATTGCACAACCTTCTTCTTCTATTCCAGTTCTCAGAAAATCTCTTAGGACCAGTACTCCCCCACCTTACCTTTCTGATTATGTCTGCACCTCTGTCTCTACTCCTAGGGTCCCTTCCTTATCTTCTGAGAGTTGTTTGTAAGAACCTCACTTATTTTATCAGGCTGCTTCAAACCATGCTTGGCAGGAGGCAATGCTGAAAGCATTTCAGGCTTTAGAGGCGAATCTTACTTGGGACATTGTCCCTCTACCTTGTGGCAAGAAAGCAATTCCTTGTAAATGGGTCTACAAAGTGAAACAGAGGGCTGATGATTCTATAGAAAGATACAAGATTCGATTAGTCATTAGAGGGGACACTCAACAAGAAGGGATAGATTTCAATGAGACTTTCTCTCATGTGGTTAAAATGACCACCTTTAAGTGTCTATTGACTGTGGATGTTAAGAGAAATTGGGATGTTTTTCAACTTGATGTAAATAGTGCTTTTTTACATGGTGACTTAGATGAAGAATCTATATGAAAATCCCCCCCGGTCTCTCTGTTCAATCTGCTGCTCCTAACTCTTGCTCTACACTAGTTTGTAAGCTTAACAAATCTCTTTATGGTTTGCGTCAAGCCTCAAGGCAATGGTATGCCAAGTTGTCCTCGGCTCTTCAGTCCAAAGGTTTTCATCCCAGTTTGAATGACTACTCTTTGTTCACTAAGCTTTCCAACTCAAAGTTGACTGTGGTTgctatttatgttgatgacattttAGTGGCTGGTGATGATCTTTCTGAAATTACTGCTCTTAAAGCCTTTTTGGATGCCCAATTTAGAATTAAAGATCTTGGTGAGATTCACTATTTTCTTGGACTTGAGATAGTGAAACACCCTCAGGGGTTCCTGGTTTGCCAACACAAGTTTACCATGGATTTGCTTTCCGAGTTTGATTGTACTGTTGTTCATCCTGTGGTCTCTCCTTTAGCTTCTCATGTGAAGCTTTCTGCTGATATTGGTGCTCCCTTATCTGACCCTTCCTTATATAGAAAACTAGTTGGCAAGCTAAATGTTTTGCAACACACTCGGCCTGATCTCTCTTTCACTGTGCTACACCTCAGCCAGTTCATGTCTTCCCCTAGAGTGCCTCATCTTGAAGCCGCTTATCATGTTCTATGTTCTCTGATATGTTGCTGGTACTCCTGATATGGGGCTTTTACTTACTGCTGCTCCTGATTTCTCTTTAACGAGGTATTGTGACTCCGATTGGACTGGTTGTACTGCTTCGAGGAAGTCTGTTAGTGGTTATGTTCTTTTTCTTGGTGGCTGCCCTGTTTCTTGGAAATCCAAGAAGCAGCCCACTATTGCTCTTCTTCTGCTGAGGCAGAGTATATAGCTTTGCGTTTAGAAATTGTTTGGTTGCTTCATTTGTAGCAGCAGACACAGAACAACCTAGGAAGAACTTAATTTACTCTGTGACAGGATTGGCGCTTAAAATTAGGAAACATACTTTTCACCTAGATGTAAAGGACACAAGAACCTGAAATCCAGTTCAACAATCAAGTACCATACAGCAAACTTGGAAAAAGAACAATAACTTTGCAAAGAAATAGTCCTAAAAAAGCAATCTTAACTTCCACAAAACAGCTTTAATTATGTAATGAAAGATCTCGCCAAGATAATATTCTGGGACAAAACCGTGAGAAAAAAATTAAATGCCAAAATGGACAGTCCAACATGAACTCTGACAGAGCTATACTCGACTCATATCCCTGATTTTTACTCACTCTCAAACCACAGCCAAAATGGGAAGACATGAGGGGACTCAATGAACTGTAAGCATGACTACTTCAAAACAATGCACTGTCTTTAACAGCACTGACAGTGCTTTTTGTCCATACAACCGTACATTGACTTCTGTAGTTAAGAGGCTAAATTTCTACGATAGCAACAGTCAGATAGAAGGACCGTCCACTTACCAGGTAAAAGATGTATGAAGACACTGCCAGTTTTATCAACTGAACTAAAAACTAAGCTACAGCGCCAAACGATCAATGCCCATGCTAGTCGACCCTGCAGTTGTATTTAGAGAATTAATCTTCAAAAGTGAAGTTAAACTTAAAATAAACCTTCGTATAAGATGCTTACTTCTGCAAACGAGAAACAAACCATGAAAAACCTCTCATTTGTAGGAAAAGCCAGAAGCATGATTAAGAAAATTGTGTTTGCATAATAACACAAGTcctgcaaaacaagaataaaaaataaaactactTCCAGGAATCAGTTATGCTACAGTACATAGATTGAAAATCGTGCAATTCAGGGAGAGATCTGAACAAATGTAGAGCAGAAATCAATAGCATAAAGTTCAGCAAGAACAAAACCAAACTCAAATTACACAATATAGAAGCAAATTATCTAGTGATGGCATAGTTATTGTCCTTTCTCCTAGTTGGAACCATTATGTTTCATTTGAGACATTGTGGGCTTCCCTACTTGTTATGGCGCTTACACTTTTGTCCAATTTAAAAAATTTGGCAGATTGATGATTGGGTTAGCAGAAGATAGTAATGCCATTTCTTGAATCAGTAGTAAATCCATAGAAGAGGAACAAAGGTGACGTAGAAAAAACAGTAAACATATCGAATATCCTGTGGCCCTGTGCAGCCAATAAAGTTGTGTCTGTCAATATGGCTAAAACAAGCAAAATGACTGATTCCATAAGCAAATAAAATAATATACTCACTTGCACCCAAAATAAAGCAAAACGCCCCAAACATAAGAACTCCCATGAGATGAGAAACCTGCAAATTACATCATTAGTACAACCACTATAACTTCAAAACACTTTCAAGAAATAATTCAATTAGCCAGAAAGGAAACACAAGCAATCAGTAATGCACAATAATCTTGATTAGGACCACTACCAACATAACCTAAAGGCAGGGTGGACGCAGTGTATAAGCAATAGTTTCATCAGAATCTGTTGCTTTCAGCACCGACCTTGTATGTGTGTGTATACACTATACACTGCTTCTGCTAATGTAAAGAGGTAAAAGTTACTTACAAGTTTTTTACAGGTTATCAATTAATGCTTATCATACAGATTTAACTGTAATTAATTAACTCATAATTCACatgattgtataaatatttttatactgGCATTGAACTCCATACAGTAGAAGGGTGTGCAAGTGTTGGGTAGGAGTGAAGTTACGTTGTAGAGGTGCAAATTACCTTGTTAGTAAATCGTTCATGTTCCTCGGCACGTTTGGCGATCTGATCTTAACGGCTTGTTTGTACAATATCTGCGTTGTTTGAGCCATTTTCTACACAAAAACCAAACATGAGTTGCCACCAAATCAAGAAACCCTTGGTTTACCCtaaaaaaacggataacaattaaatattttagtggttttaaggatacgtggattaattcaatacaaacggTAAATATTGCTAGATTgaatagataaaagatgtaataAATTGCCAAACCACTCGAAAACAAGGGGAAGGGGATGATTCTGGACTCGACAACAGCCTCAATGAGATATCCGTCCTCGATCCCAGACTTATAGTAATGGAACACTAATCAACAAgtgtaagaactttgaataacagaaaaataatagtatattgccttTGTATGCGTGTTACAATCTATTTAATGAACAAtctgttagtcccgccaatattgctgtatttgtaaataataattctgggaaatataagttatcgtaatgaaacagtaattaattcgagcccactgaattcacagtgtttctttaaggaatttaatcccctcctagtacccaaggttatggattattttctcccaggatagaacgaatcacacactggtgtagcggtacttcaaaccccagtgtttcagcgaacacaaaaatttactattaacaaataaatttgaaagccgaagccgaagccgaagccgagccgagcagagcgagcgacgacgacggcgcaaggcttgctttcttcttaactctttaaaagctacaagaagagcaattatatatatacctatcaaaaatcttttcttcttccaatatgggacaatgtctcattgtcaagagggggaaacttaaaattttactcaaaaatttcatttttccctctatttcccattcaccctcattttaagactatttcatcttaaataacaaaaacctcaacacaATCAaactccctttatatagtaggggagtcctactctagttacaattccataaaagataaaaaaaaacctTCCGTTTAACTAATCACCGGATTTTCGCCGGTACGTGCCGAGTTCTACGCCGTGATACCCGGCTGGTCACGGATATCATGGCCCTCTGTTAATCGTGTTCGGTTGCCCGATGATGTTCtctgatgtcttttgggattTGGACCGATCCCGGGGTCATGGCCCCGATATTTCCGAAGGTGGGCGTCGTGCCCCCGGACCCTATCTAGACCCTTGCCTCAATTCCGCTCCTTATCATCACACCTCTTGCTTGATTTACCTTATCGGAAACCGTGGCGTCCCGTAGGCCCGATTTCACCCATATACACCCTTCGTGCATAAAATCAAACCACGGAAATGAAGGAAAAGTAGACGGAAGCTTCATAAATCATTGGCAATGCACTCTCACACGCACGTCGTATTTACGCTAAATCGATAAATGCACGTCGTGTTATTCATTCATTTAGTAAAATGAAAATGCATTCATCTTGTTGTGCAGATATATTTGAGTACCTTGGATCGATCTTTGAAGCGCGCTTGACTTTTCCAAATGAATCTCCATTGCCTCCATGGGTTCTAATTCGTTGTTAGACATTTCTTTgagtttctttttcttcaatcGTAGTGGTTACATTTTCGGACGAGTTGTATATAAATATGGCCTCTGCATTCT
This sequence is a window from Nicotiana tomentosiformis chromosome 5, ASM39032v3, whole genome shotgun sequence. Protein-coding genes within it:
- the LOC104116649 gene encoding glycerophosphocholine acyltransferase 1-like isoform X1, whose translation is MAQTTQILYKQAVKIRSPNVPRNMNDLLTRFLISWEFLCLGRFALFWVQDLCYYANTIFLIMLLAFPTNERFFMVCFSFAEGRLAWALIVWRCSLVFSSVDKTGSVFIHLLPGKWTVLLSDCCYRRNLAS
- the LOC104116649 gene encoding glycerophosphocholine acyltransferase 1-like isoform X3; translated protein: MAQTTQILYKQAVKIRSPNVPRNMNDLLTRFLISWEFLCLGRFALFWVQDLCYYANTIFLIMLLAFPTNERFFMVCFSFAEGRLAWALIVWRCSLVFSSVDKTGSVFIHLLPD
- the LOC104116649 gene encoding glycerophosphocholine acyltransferase 1-like isoform X2, whose product is MAQTTQILYKQAVKIRSPNVPRNMNDLLTRFLISWEFLCLGRFALFWVQDLCYYANTIFLIMLLAFPTNERFFMVCFSFAEGRLAWALIVWRCSLVFSSVDKTGSVFIHLLPGGSQRKQRRQTT